From a region of the Butyrivibrio sp. AE3004 genome:
- a CDS encoding YbaB/EbfC family nucleoid-associated protein, whose product MAKRGGFPGGMPGNMNNLMKQAQRMQRQMEESQKELETKEFKASAGGGAVEAVVTGGKKLQSITIAQDAVDPDDVEMLQDMIVAAVNEAMDLAEKAQGDIMGKMTGGLGGLGGLSF is encoded by the coding sequence ATGGCAAAAAGAGGTGGATTCCCGGGAGGTATGCCGGGTAACATGAATAATTTAATGAAGCAGGCACAGCGTATGCAGCGCCAGATGGAAGAAAGTCAGAAAGAACTGGAGACCAAGGAATTTAAAGCAAGTGCAGGAGGCGGAGCTGTAGAAGCCGTTGTTACGGGAGGCAAGAAGCTCCAGTCGATAACAATTGCTCAGGATGCAGTTGATCCCGATGATGTAGAGATGCTTCAGGATATGATAGTTGCAGCTGTTAATGAGGCTATGGACCTTGCGGAAAAAGCACAGGGTGACATTATGGGTAAGATGACAGGCGGCCTTGGAGGTCTCGGAGGACTTTCATTTTAA
- the dnaX gene encoding DNA polymerase III subunit gamma/tau, producing MAYVALYRKFRPPVFDDVKGQDHIVTTLKNQIKSDRIGHAYLFCGTRGTGKTSVAKILARAVNCENPQDGSPCGECPTCKAIESGAAMGNVIEIDAASNNGVDNIREIIDEISYSPTVGKYKVYIIDEVHMLSTGAFNALLKSLEEPPSYVIFILATTEVQKIPITILSRCQRYDFHRITIDTIADRLREVVTKEGIQVEEKALRYVAKAADGSMRDSLSLLDQCIAFNYGEELTYDRVLGVLGAVDTEIFGRLFSHLIKQDVTGALNLLSEIVIQGRELSQFVNDFIWYLRNLMLVSTSDNMEDAVDMSTDNLKILKELAKESDVETIMRYIRVFSELSQSLRYAPQKRILIEVALIRLCKPQMEEGSDALLDRIRILEDKSKELDGVIGGIKSGQITVGAAGTTAGNTTGDIQGKDAGPAKAKVLESAVAEDVKKVVNNWGRILVKMGMPMRVYMEKAILSQGNDNKLFIVLDNKERVLKYNEDPGKSELSAVLDEAIGKHIDFEMRYADNERPVEEQYVSLNNIQFDIVVEEEEEMPELPLELQTKDTEVSEVDATETENHENSEIYDGESDALEIENSGGDIITGFDDDYEMQEAMDAAYEASRMAAEYDEGNIPEDAYNDQQAMDEENAFEEKDHDED from the coding sequence ATGGCATACGTAGCTTTATATAGAAAATTCAGACCTCCTGTCTTTGATGACGTCAAAGGACAGGATCATATAGTGACTACGCTAAAGAATCAGATAAAATCAGACAGAATCGGTCATGCGTACCTGTTTTGCGGAACTCGCGGAACCGGCAAGACATCAGTTGCCAAGATTCTGGCAAGAGCAGTTAATTGCGAGAATCCACAAGATGGAAGCCCTTGCGGTGAATGTCCGACTTGCAAGGCAATAGAGTCCGGTGCTGCAATGGGGAATGTTATCGAGATTGATGCTGCATCCAATAACGGCGTAGACAACATCCGAGAGATTATTGACGAGATCTCATATTCACCGACTGTTGGAAAATATAAGGTATATATTATAGACGAGGTTCATATGCTCTCAACGGGAGCTTTTAATGCACTGTTGAAAAGTCTTGAGGAGCCTCCGTCTTATGTTATTTTTATCTTGGCAACTACAGAGGTTCAGAAGATTCCGATAACGATTCTGTCCAGATGTCAGAGATATGATTTCCACAGAATTACGATTGATACAATTGCCGACAGACTTAGGGAGGTAGTTACCAAAGAAGGCATTCAGGTTGAAGAAAAAGCCCTTCGCTATGTTGCCAAGGCAGCAGACGGCTCTATGAGGGACTCTCTGAGTCTTCTTGATCAGTGTATTGCATTTAATTACGGCGAAGAACTTACTTATGACAGAGTACTTGGAGTTCTTGGGGCAGTTGACACCGAGATATTCGGCAGGCTCTTTTCGCATTTGATAAAGCAGGACGTTACAGGAGCACTGAATCTATTGTCTGAAATAGTAATCCAGGGACGTGAACTGTCGCAGTTTGTGAACGATTTTATCTGGTACCTGAGAAATCTTATGCTTGTAAGCACATCCGACAATATGGAGGATGCAGTGGATATGTCCACTGACAATCTTAAAATTTTGAAGGAACTTGCTAAAGAATCTGACGTAGAAACAATAATGAGATATATCAGAGTGTTCTCGGAACTTTCACAGAGCTTGCGATATGCACCCCAGAAACGTATCCTGATAGAGGTTGCTCTTATAAGACTCTGCAAACCTCAGATGGAGGAGGGAAGTGATGCGCTTCTTGACAGAATAAGAATTCTGGAAGATAAAAGTAAAGAGCTTGACGGAGTCATAGGAGGCATTAAAAGTGGCCAAATAACTGTTGGTGCAGCAGGCACAACTGCCGGAAATACAACTGGTGATATTCAGGGAAAAGATGCCGGACCTGCAAAAGCTAAAGTCCTTGAAAGTGCAGTTGCCGAGGATGTAAAAAAAGTAGTGAACAATTGGGGAAGAATTCTTGTGAAAATGGGAATGCCCATGCGCGTCTACATGGAAAAAGCTATCCTTAGTCAGGGAAATGACAATAAGCTTTTTATTGTGCTTGATAATAAGGAACGGGTTCTTAAGTATAATGAAGATCCGGGTAAAAGTGAACTTTCGGCTGTGCTTGATGAAGCAATTGGTAAACACATAGATTTTGAGATGCGTTATGCTGATAATGAAAGGCCGGTTGAAGAACAATATGTAAGTCTTAACAATATCCAATTTGATATAGTGGTTGAGGAAGAAGAGGAGATGCCGGAACTGCCTTTGGAGCTACAAACAAAAGATACAGAGGTAAGTGAAGTAGATGCAACTGAAACTGAAAACCATGAAAATTCCGAAATTTATGACGGTGAGTCTGACGCTTTGGAAATTGAGAATTCCGGAGGTGATATAATTACCGGATTCGATGATGATTATGAGATGCAGGAAGCCATGGATGCAGCTTATGAGGCTAGCAGGATGGCAGCAGAATATGATGAGGGTAATATACCCGAAGATGCATATAACGACCAACAGGCCATGGATGAAGAAAACGCCTTCGAAGAGAAGGACCATGATGAAGATTAA